A part of Scleropages formosus chromosome 3, fSclFor1.1, whole genome shotgun sequence genomic DNA contains:
- the ptgfr gene encoding prostaglandin F2-alpha receptor: MLSNGSSMENCMVPSSTNVTCRRIELSAMISVFTMTVGMLSNTLALLILIKAYRRFRLKSKASFLLFASSLVATNFLGHLINGSLALYVYSLCMDWRAIDPRGILCGFFGASMVFFGLSALLLGSGMAVERCLGVTQPLFHSVVLTSCHAKRLLGFLWLLAALVALMPVVTRRPYRVQYSRSWCFYDEGRAKDWLDLFLPLLFSSVGLLALLVSILCNTVTGATLLRSKLLGQRCSKVHTAYHQEMICQLLAIMLVSCICWGPILVNVVVRSAGARGLQDCGHMLLAVRMATWNQILDPWVYILLRKAVLRKLFRVARRCCSPLFPSLYKWDRSTVKGSVRSSTCRSSAPRRQPPGEQRTARPPATC, from the exons ATGCTCAGCAATGGCTCTTCCATGGAGAACTGCATGGTCCCCAGCTCGACCAACGTCACCTGCCGTCGAATTGAGCTGTCTGCCATGATCTCCGTGTTTACCATGACGGTGGGCATGCTCTCCAACACACTGGCTCTGCTCATCCTCATCAAGGCTTACCGCCGCTTCCGCCTCAAGTCCAAAGCTTCCTTCCTGCTCTTCGCCAGCAGCTTGGTGGCAACCAACTTCTTGGGGCATCTCATCAATGGCTCCCTGGCCCTCTATGTGTACAGCCTCTGCATGGACTGGAGAGCCATTGACCCTCGCGGCATCCTCTGTGGGTTCTTCGGGGCCTCCATGGTCTTCTTTGGGCTCAGTGCCCTGCTGCTGGGCAGCGGCATGGCGGTGGAGCGCTGCCTCGGTGTCACTCAGCCCCTCTTCCATTCTGTGGTCCTTACCTCCTGTCATGCCAAGAGGCTCTTGGGTTTTCTATGGCTGCTGGCTGCCCTTGTGGCCCTGATGCCTGTTGTGACCCGTCGTCCCTACCGCGTGCAATATTCACGGAGCTGGTGCTTCTACGATGAAGGGCGAGCTAAGGACTGGTTGGATCTCTTCCTGCCACTGCTCTTCTCATCGGTGGGGCTGTTGGCACTCCTCGTGTCCATCCTGTGCAACACGGTGACGGGAGCAACACTCCTGCGCTCCAAGCTGCTGGGCCAGAGGTGCTCCAAGGTCCACACAGCCTATCACCAGGAGATGATCTGCCAGCTTCTGGCCATTATGTTGGTCTCCTGCATCTGCTGGGGCCCAATCTTG GTCAACGTGGTTGTCCGGAGTGCTGGGGCTCGGGGCCTGCAGGACTGCGGACACATGCTTCTGGCTGTGCGCATGGCCACCTGGAACCAGATCCTGGACCCGTGGGTGTACATCCTGCTGCGCAAGGCCGTCCTCAGGAAGCTGTTCCGCGTGGCCCGGAGGTGCTGCAGCCCGCTCTTCCCTTCGCTTTACAAGTGGGACCGCAGTACCGTGAAGGGCTCCGTGCGCAGCAGTACGTGCCGGAGCAGCGCCCCCCGGAGGCAGCCGCCGGGCGAGCAACGTACGGCTCGGCCTCCCGCGACATGCTAG